A genomic stretch from Gallus gallus isolate bGalGal1 chromosome 13, bGalGal1.mat.broiler.GRCg7b, whole genome shotgun sequence includes:
- the TRIM105 gene encoding E3 ubiquitin-protein ligase TRIM62 — MPEPNPIPGLSSRPMNGGAGGAFARRLVGADVDPRGAEDSKLGGGGLRVGRLCGVRRCPPGAPSSLRPAGRSRRKRGAPVGGIGLAAMATGGPEHSLREELTCAICCELFSQPVMLDCMHHYCKACIQRYWASGPRVASCPQCRRQFPRPTFRTHHLLAGLVEKVRLCGSQEHRHQVQKRLEEALQAHQKEMEKFLQQKRAVQGDICSLTKASGELNFKIRAEFTRLHQILEEEERAVLAELGKEEEQALARLHGDVHQLEEGMAALRRDMERLEQTLSNMEEVSLLEVESLDIRPSVSVKPSPAFDLQHYRDSRGGPLQYIFWRQMLQSICPVPASLTFDPESAHPNLVFSRDLTAVTERERAQPVPRSPRRFQQCVNVMASRTFDCGQHYWEVWVGSKTKWDLGVAAEAVNRAAKVKLCPENGYWTLRLRNKTEYWATATPWVRLFPQQPPRKVGVFLDCQEGTVAFFDAKDMSHLFTFHEVSAERYCPFFSTCFSDGRDNVEPMRICHLAL; from the exons ATGCCGGAGCCCAACCCCATTCCCGGGCTCAGCTCCCGACCAATGAATGGAGGGGCGGGCGGAGCGTTCGCGCGGCGATTGGTCGGAGCGGACGTCGATCCGCGCGGGGCCGAGGACTCAAAGTTGGGAGGCGGCGGGCTGCGGGTCGGGCGGCTTTGCGGGGTTCGGAGGTGCCCCCCCGGGGCTCCCAGCTCGCTTCGCCCGGCCGGGAGGTCCCGAAGGAAGAGAGGGGCCCCGGTGGGCGGCATCGGGCTTGCGGCGATGGCAACGGGCGGCCCGGAGCACAGCCTGCGGGAGGAGCTGACGTGTGCCATCTGCTGCGAGCTGTTCAGCCAGCCCGTCATGCTGGACTGCATGCACCACTACTGCAAGGCCTGCATCCAGCGCTACTGGGCCAGCGGCCCCCGCGTCGCCTCGTGCCCGCAGTGCCGTCGGCAGTTCCCCAGGCCGACCTTCCGCACGCACCACCTGCTGGCCGGGCTGGTGGAGAAGGTGCGGCTCTGCGGCTCCCAGGAGCACCGGCACCAGGTGCAG AAGCGCCTGGAAGAAGCTCTACAAGCCCATcagaaggagatggagaagtTCTTGCAGCAGAAGCGTGCGGTGCAGGGAGATATCTGCAGCCTGACG AAAGCATCTGGGGAGCTGAACTTCAAGATCCGGGCAGAGTTCACTCGCCTGCATCAGAtcctggaggaagaggagagagctgtgctggcagagctaGGCAAAGAGGAGGAGCAGGCGCTGGCACGGCTGCATGGGGATGTCCACCAGCTGGAGGAAGGAATGGCGGCGCTGCGGAGAGACATGGAGCGCTTAGAGCAGACCCTGAGCAACATGGAAGAGGTGTCACTGTTGGAG GTGGAGAGCCTGGATATCAG GCCCTCAGTGAGCGTCAAGCCCTCGCCTGCCTTTGACCTGCAGCACTACCGGGACAGCCGTGGTGGCCCTTTGCAGTACATCTTCTGGAGGCAGATGCTGCAGTCCATCTGCCCTG TTCCAGCCTCACTCACCTTTGACCCTGAGTCAGCCCACCCCAACCTGGTCTTCTCCAGAGACCTGACAGCGGTGACGGAGCGGGAGCGAGCCCAGCCTGTCCCCAGGAGCCCCCGGCGCTTCCAGCAGTGTGTCAACGTCATGGCTTCGCGCACCTTTGACTGCGGCCAGCATTACTGGGAGGTGTGGGTGGGCAGCAAAACCAAGTGGGACCTGGGGGTGGCTGCTGAGGCTGTGAACCGAGCAGCGAAGGTGAAGCTGTGCCCTGAGAACGGCTACTGGACGCTTCGCCTGAGGAACAAGACGGAGTACTGGGCCACTGCCACCCCCTGGGTCCGCCTGtttccccagcagcccccccgCAAAGTGGGGGTCTTTCTAGACTGCCAGGAGGGCACCGTGGCCTTCTTCGACGCCAAGGACATGTCCCATCTCTTCACCTTCCACGAGGTCTCAGCGGAGAGGTACTGCCCCTTCTTCAGCACCTGCTTCAGCGATGGCAGGGACAACGTGGAGCCCATGCGCATCTGCCACCTGGCTCTGTGA